In Deinococcus sp. JMULE3, the genomic window TGCGGATCTCCTGCGCGACCACCGCGAAGCCCCGCCCGTGCTCCCCGGCGCGGTTGGCCTCGATGGCGGCGTTCAGCGCGAGCAGGTTCGACTGGTCGGCCAGTTCACTGACCGTCTCGACGATCTCGCTGATCTGCCGCGAGTGCCGCGAGAGGTGCAGCATGTTCTGCGCGATGTCGTCCACGCGGCCCTGCAGGGCGTGCATGCCCTGCCCGGCGTCGCGGGTGGCCTGCACGCCCTGCTCGGCCACGACCCGCGCGGCGTCCGCCTGCCGGGACACGCGCCCGGCGAGGTCCACGGCGTGACGGCTGGTCGTGCGGACCTCCTCGACGGCGGCGGTCGTCTCGGCGATCGCGGCGGACTGCTGGTGCACGCTGGTGCTCTGCTGCGCGGTGGCCGCCACGAGGCTCTGACTGGCGAGGCTCAGCTGCGCGCTGGCGTCCTGACTCTGCAGCGCGAAGGCGCGCAGCTGCGCGATCATGTCCCGCAGCGCCCCGCCCAGCGCGTCGCGGTCCGAGCGCAGCGGCACCTCCTGCGCGAGGTTGCCGCCCGCGACGGCCAGCGCGGCGGACGCCGTCTCCTGCGCGTGCCGGTTGAGGTTCTGCACGGCGAGACTCAGGGTGTCCCCGTCGTGCCGCAGGGGCAGGTCCGGTTGCGGCTCGCCCCGGCTGAGCAGGTCCATGGTCCCGACCAGTTGCCGCTCGTGCGCCACCAGTCGCCCCAGGGCGCGCAGCATGCGGCCCACCTCGTCGCGGCTGTCCCCGCCCGGCACGTCGTCCAGGTACCCGTCCGCGAGGCGACCCACCGAGCGTTCCACCGTCTCGACGGCGTGCACCAGCCGCCGCACGATCCACCACGCGGCCAGCACGGCCAGCAGACCCCCGACCAGTCCGGTCAGCAGGACGGTCGTGTGGGCGCGCCGCAGGTCCGCCGCCAGGGCCACCTGCTCGGCGCCCAGCGCGGCCTCCTGCGCGTCGAGGTAGCTGTTCACGGACCGCCCGAACTGCTGCCGGGCCGGTTCGAAGTTCCGCTCGAAGCGCCGCAGCGTCGCGGCGCGCGGCGCCGAGGTGTCCAGGATCAGGCTCAGTTCCCGGTCGAAGGCCGTCCAGTCCTGCCGCACGGCGGTCAGGCGGGCGCTGTCGGGCAGCGCCGCGAGTTCCTGCAGGGCGTCGTTGCGGGCGTCCTGCACGTCCAGCCACGCGCCGCCGGGCACGAGCAGCGCCTCGGCGCTCAGCAGCGTCACGCGGTTCGTGGCGGCCCGCAGGTTGGTCAGCGTGCGGGCCTGCGTCAGGCCGCGGTTCAGGTCGGCGCTCGTCCTGGCGGCCGCGTCGAGCGCCTGGACGGAGATCACGCCCGTGACCAGCAGGGGCAGCAGCAGCAGCAGGAGAACACCGGCGAGTTTCAGGCGGATCGGCATGGGCACTCCAGGGGGCAGACGGTCAAGAGAGGAACGGTGGTCAGGATGGGCACAGCGGTCAGGTTGGGCACAGCGGTCAGGGAAGACGGGGTCGTCATCCGGAGTCCGGTGGCCGCGCGGGCCACGCCGGCGGCAGGTGCCGCACGAGTGCGTCGAGGTCCAGGCAGGCCACGCCGCTCCCGGTGCGGCCCCGCACGCCGGGCGTCCCGAACGTGGCGGGCGCGACCGGCTCACCCACCCACACGAGGTCCCCGACGGCGTCCACCAGGACGCCGCACGGTTCGGGCTGAGTGGCGGCCAGCAGCACCCGCGCGAGCGGGCCGGGCGCCCCGCCGGGCTGACCGGTCAGCAGCGCGTCGGCCCGCACCACGCCCACCAGACTGCCCCGCACCGTCTGCACGCCCGCGACGTGCGGAGCGCTCAGGGGGAGCGGCGTGATGGCCGCCGGGAGGACCGCCCGCAGTTGCCGCAGCGGCGCGGCGAACGTCTCCCCGCGCACCGTGACGAGCACGGCGTCCACGTCGGGCCGTTGCGGGCGCAGCGGCGTGGCGAGCGTGGCGGCCCGCTCCTCCAGGCGGCTCACTGAGCACCGTCCGCGCCGAGCGCGTGGCGGAGCTGCGCGGCCCGCGCCCGCAGGTGCGCCGCCTCCCAGGAGTCCCCGCGCGCCGCGATGAGCGCCTCGGCGCCGCGCAGGGTCGCGGCGGCCCGCGCGCCCTGCCGCGCCTGCAGGAACGCCGCGGCGAGGTCCAGCTGCGCCGCCGGGTCGTGCGGGGACACGAACGCCCGCTGCCGCGCCCGCGCCAGATCCGGTGCGCCGGGGTCTGTCGCGACGCCGGGCGCCCCGGTGCGGCGTGCCGTGTCCGGTCCAGCGGCGTTCGGATCAGCGGTGGTCGGGCCAGCGGTGGTCTGGCGTGCGCTGTTCGGCGTCCACGCGGATGACCCCGGACCTGGGCCGCTGGGGGCCGGGCGGGCCGCGCCAGATCCGGCAACCACGTCGGGCCGCCAGTCCGCCGGGCGGCGCAGCAGTACCGTCCCGCCCACGCGCACCTGCTCCAGGGTCTCCGTGACCGGCGGGCGCGGGTCGCTCGGCGCGAGCAGCAGCAGGCCCCCCGGGGCCAGGGCCGCGATCAGGTGCTCGCAGACCTGCTGCGCCGCGCCGGGCGTGAAGTAGATCAGCACGTTCCGGCAGGCGATCACGTCGAACCCGGCGTCCAGTGCGGGCCGCAGCAGGTTCTGCACCCGGAACTGCGCCCGCGCCCGCACCTCCGGCCGGACGTTCGCCTGCCCGTCCAGCGTGAACACCCGCGACACCCGGTCCGGCGGCGCGTCCCGCAACGCCCGCAGCGGGTACACGCCCCCCGCCGCGGCCGCCACCGAGTCCGGGTTCAGGTCCGTGCCGAGCACCCGCGCGTCCACTCCGGCGCGCAGGCACGCGCCGAGCAGCGCGTACGCCTCCTCGCCCGTGGAACACCCGGCACTCCACAGGCGCGCCGGGCGGTCCAGGGCGCGCAGGGCCAGCGCCGCGGCGTCCAGCTGCTCCCCGAAGCGGTGGAACCACGTCTCGCCGACCGTGAACGCCGCCGCGACGTCCGCCGCGACGTCCGCGCGGGCCTCCGCCAGCCGCGCCAGGTCCGCCAGCGACCCGTGCGGCGCCGCCAGCCGCTGCAGGCGCGTCCCGGCCAGCCGCTCCAGCGGCGCGTTCCAGCGCAGGCCCGCCGTGCGTTCGAGCAGCTCGTCGAACTTCACCACAGGACGCTCACCACCTGACCGTCCAGCACCGCCGGTCCGTGAGGCGTGACGTCCACGACCGGCCCGGCCTCGTCCACCCACCACGCCTCCCGCTCGGGGGACCGCACGAGCACCAGCCGCTGAGAGGCGTGCGGCACGCCGGGCGGCTGTCCCCACGCGGCGCGCGGGTCGTGGACCGGCAGCGTCTCGCCGCGCAGGTGCACCCGCGGCGGTCCGGGTGGCAGGTGCACCATCGGGTACAGGCGCTCCACCCGGTCCAGCGGCAGCAGGAACCGCGCCTCGCCGACCCGCAGCAGCAGGGCCTGGGGCGCCGGGGTCACGGTGGTCACCTGCCCAGCTTACCCCCGCGTCCGGGTGGGGCCGCGCGAAAACCTCCCATTCGCCCGGACCTCCCGGTCGGTACTCAGCGGAACGCGTCGCCGAGCAGGCCGAGGTCGGTGGCGCGGCGCACCGCCTCGGTGCGGTTCCCGGCGTTCAGTTTCCCCAGGATGCTACTGACGTGCACCTTCACGGTGCCCTCGC contains:
- a CDS encoding CheR family methyltransferase; translation: MKFDELLERTAGLRWNAPLERLAGTRLQRLAAPHGSLADLARLAEARADVAADVAAAFTVGETWFHRFGEQLDAAALALRALDRPARLWSAGCSTGEEAYALLGACLRAGVDARVLGTDLNPDSVAAAAGGVYPLRALRDAPPDRVSRVFTLDGQANVRPEVRARAQFRVQNLLRPALDAGFDVIACRNVLIYFTPGAAQQVCEHLIAALAPGGLLLLAPSDPRPPVTETLEQVRVGGTVLLRRPADWRPDVVAGSGAARPAPSGPGPGSSAWTPNSARQTTAGPTTADPNAAGPDTARRTGAPGVATDPGAPDLARARQRAFVSPHDPAAQLDLAAAFLQARQGARAAATLRGAEALIAARGDSWEAAHLRARAAQLRHALGADGAQ
- a CDS encoding methyl-accepting chemotaxis protein, whose product is MPIRLKLAGVLLLLLLPLLVTGVISVQALDAAARTSADLNRGLTQARTLTNLRAATNRVTLLSAEALLVPGGAWLDVQDARNDALQELAALPDSARLTAVRQDWTAFDRELSLILDTSAPRAATLRRFERNFEPARQQFGRSVNSYLDAQEAALGAEQVALAADLRRAHTTVLLTGLVGGLLAVLAAWWIVRRLVHAVETVERSVGRLADGYLDDVPGGDSRDEVGRMLRALGRLVAHERQLVGTMDLLSRGEPQPDLPLRHDGDTLSLAVQNLNRHAQETASAALAVAGGNLAQEVPLRSDRDALGGALRDMIAQLRAFALQSQDASAQLSLASQSLVAATAQQSTSVHQQSAAIAETTAAVEEVRTTSRHAVDLAGRVSRQADAARVVAEQGVQATRDAGQGMHALQGRVDDIAQNMLHLSRHSRQISEIVETVSELADQSNLLALNAAIEANRAGEHGRGFAVVAQEIRTLAEQSKEAAGQIRRTLEDAQHATNAAVLATEEGSKQAQVGTALIDRAGQTIGELARVNDDAARMASQIAEAVEQHALSMEQIAVAMNDINEATAQHLNVTQDNQQIARRLQALVTDLNGHAGRYRT
- a CDS encoding chemotaxis protein CheW yields the protein MTTVTPAPQALLLRVGEARFLLPLDRVERLYPMVHLPPGPPRVHLRGETLPVHDPRAAWGQPPGVPHASQRLVLVRSPEREAWWVDEAGPVVDVTPHGPAVLDGQVVSVLW
- a CDS encoding chemotaxis protein CheW, whose product is MSRLEERAATLATPLRPQRPDVDAVLVTVRGETFAAPLRQLRAVLPAAITPLPLSAPHVAGVQTVRGSLVGVVRADALLTGQPGGAPGPLARVLLAATQPEPCGVLVDAVGDLVWVGEPVAPATFGTPGVRGRTGSGVACLDLDALVRHLPPAWPARPPDSG